In one window of Arachis ipaensis cultivar K30076 chromosome B06, Araip1.1, whole genome shotgun sequence DNA:
- the LOC107648055 gene encoding ORM1-like protein 2: MANLYVKAVPPADLNRNTEWFMYPGVWTSYILIIFFAWLLVLSILHCTPGIAWTIINLAHFAITYHYFHWKKGTPFAEDQGIYNQLTWWEQIDSGKQLTRNRKFLTVVPVVLYLIASHTTDYRHPMLLFNTLAVIVLLIAKSPNMHKVRIFGINSDN; this comes from the exons atggctAATCTGTATGTGAAGGCGGTGCCACCGGCGGATCTGAACAGGAACACGGAGTGGTTCATGTATCCAGGGGTGTGGACCAGCTACATCCTCATCATCTTCTTCGCATGGCTTCTCGTCCTCTCCATCCTCCACTGCACCCCCGGCATCGCCTGGACCATCATCAACCTCGCCCATTTCGCC ATTACGTATCACTACTTCCACTGGAAGAAAGGAACCCCGTTCGCGGAGGACCAAGGGATCTACAACCAGCTGACGTGGTGGGAGCAGATTGACAGCGGCAAACAGCTCACTCGGAACCGCAAGTTCCTCACTGTTGTCCCCGTCGTTCT GTACCTCATTGCGTCGCACACAACTGACTACCGACACCCCATGCTGTTGTTCAACACCCTCGCTGTCATTGTCCTCCTCATTGCCAAGTCCCCCAATATGCACAAGGTCAGGATTTTCGGAATCAATTCTGACAACTga